In Marisediminicola antarctica, one DNA window encodes the following:
- a CDS encoding XdhC family protein — MGDTLARRAQELTGLRESFVRATVVRAQHPTSASAGDSAIVHPDGIIDGFVGGNCVEASVREYGLMTLSTGEPLLLRVVPGEPSHTREEGAVEVANPCLSGGAIEIFLEPHLPAARVVVVGSTPTAHALAELGAGIGLEMQLTDGLSADPAADDAALIVASHGRDEEPALEAALRAGVPYVALVASATRGASVRASLDVDEAQRARLHSPAGLDLGARTPAEIALSILAQLVAERAARRRGESSRERAVETVIDPVCGMSVASSPASLNAEIEGVTTYFCSPGCRSRFVAHPERYADAS, encoded by the coding sequence ATGGGGGACACCCTCGCGCGACGGGCACAGGAACTCACCGGACTCCGGGAGTCGTTCGTCCGCGCCACCGTGGTGCGGGCGCAGCACCCGACGAGCGCATCGGCCGGCGACAGCGCGATCGTGCACCCCGACGGAATCATCGACGGCTTCGTCGGCGGCAACTGCGTCGAGGCATCCGTTCGGGAGTACGGCCTCATGACCCTGTCGACGGGGGAGCCGCTGCTGTTGCGTGTCGTACCGGGGGAGCCATCGCACACGCGCGAGGAGGGAGCGGTGGAGGTTGCGAACCCGTGCCTGAGCGGCGGCGCGATCGAGATCTTCCTCGAGCCGCACCTTCCGGCGGCGCGCGTGGTTGTCGTCGGCAGCACCCCGACCGCGCACGCCCTCGCCGAACTCGGCGCCGGTATCGGGCTGGAGATGCAACTGACCGACGGGCTTTCCGCCGACCCTGCCGCCGACGACGCCGCTCTCATCGTGGCGTCGCACGGGCGGGACGAGGAGCCGGCGCTCGAGGCCGCCCTCCGTGCCGGGGTGCCCTACGTCGCACTCGTCGCGAGCGCGACCCGGGGTGCTTCCGTGCGCGCCTCGCTGGATGTCGACGAGGCGCAGCGCGCCCGTCTGCACAGCCCCGCAGGGCTGGATCTGGGCGCCAGGACCCCTGCCGAGATCGCACTGTCGATCCTGGCGCAGCTCGTGGCGGAGCGCGCCGCACGCAGGAGGGGGGAGTCCTCGCGCGAAAGGGCGGTGGAGACGGTGATCGACCCGGTCTGCGGGATGTCCGTCGCGTCGAGCCCCGCGAGCCTGAACGCCGAGATCGAGGGGGTCACGACCTACTTCTGCTCGCCGGGCTGCCGATCACGCTTCGTCGCCCATCCGGAGCGATATGCCGACGCGTCCTGA
- a CDS encoding aerobic carbon-monoxide dehydrogenase large subunit, which yields MTIIEEHAPNPAAGDADRPIGYGRIQRKEDPRFVRGKGNYVDDIVLPGMLHGAILRSPVAHARLVSIDTSAALAHPGVVAVITGQDLLGLKLAWAPTLSADVQAVLVTDKVRFQGQEVAFVIAEDRYAARDALELIEVDYDVLTPVVDVRTALDPGAPVVRDELEGRTDNHIFDWEAGNAAETDAIFASADVVVSQEIVYPRSHPAPMETCGAVADFEPIEGALTLYETSQAPHAHRTLFAIVSGIPEHKIRIVSPDIGGGFGNKVGIYPGYILAVVGSIVTGRPVKWVEDRSENLMSTSFARDYIMQGEIAATKDGKILALRTNVLADHGAFNATAQPTKYPAGFFHIFTGSYDLQAAHCKVTGVYTNKAPGGVAYACSFRVTEAVYLVERLVDMLAQKIEMDSAELRLKNFIKPEQFPYMNKTGWEYDSGNYERAMRLSMEMAGYDDLRREQAEKRARGELMGIGISFFTETVGAGPRKHMDIVGLGMADGAELRIHPTGKAVVRISVQSQGQGHETTFAQIVAEEIGIPPEDIDVVHGDTDQTPFGLGTYGSRSTPVSGAAVALVARKVREKAKFIAAAMLETRPEDLEWEKGRWFVKGDPSVGKTMAEIAMGAHGTVTLPEGIDGNLDAEVTYDPPNLTFPFGAYICVVDVDPGTGHVKVRRFIAVDDCGTRINPMIIEGQVHGGLTDGVGMALMQLIEFDDEGNCLGGSFMDYLIPTAMEVPDWETGFTVTPSPHHPIGAKGIGESATVGSPPAIVNAVVDALRPFGVTHMDMPCTPARVWAAMQGRPTPPI from the coding sequence ATGACCATCATCGAGGAGCACGCGCCCAACCCGGCGGCGGGGGATGCCGACCGCCCCATCGGGTACGGCCGCATCCAGCGCAAGGAGGACCCGCGTTTCGTCCGCGGCAAGGGCAACTACGTCGACGACATCGTGCTGCCCGGGATGCTGCACGGGGCGATCCTGCGCTCCCCGGTCGCGCACGCGCGGCTCGTCTCGATCGACACGAGTGCGGCGCTCGCCCACCCCGGGGTCGTCGCCGTCATCACCGGCCAGGACCTGCTGGGCCTCAAGCTGGCGTGGGCCCCCACCCTCTCCGCCGACGTGCAGGCGGTGCTCGTTACCGACAAGGTGCGATTCCAGGGCCAGGAGGTCGCGTTCGTCATTGCGGAGGATCGCTACGCAGCCAGGGACGCGCTCGAACTGATCGAGGTCGACTACGACGTTCTGACTCCGGTCGTCGATGTGCGCACGGCGTTGGACCCCGGCGCGCCGGTCGTGCGGGACGAACTCGAGGGACGCACCGACAACCACATCTTCGACTGGGAGGCGGGTAACGCCGCCGAGACCGACGCGATCTTCGCCTCGGCCGATGTGGTCGTCTCGCAGGAGATCGTCTACCCGCGTTCCCACCCGGCCCCGATGGAGACCTGCGGCGCCGTCGCCGACTTCGAGCCGATCGAGGGCGCCCTGACGCTGTACGAGACAAGCCAGGCCCCGCACGCCCACCGCACCCTGTTTGCGATCGTCTCCGGCATCCCGGAGCACAAGATTCGCATCGTCTCGCCGGACATCGGCGGCGGGTTCGGCAACAAGGTCGGCATCTACCCCGGATACATTCTCGCCGTGGTCGGCTCGATCGTCACCGGTCGCCCGGTGAAGTGGGTCGAGGACCGGTCTGAGAACCTCATGTCGACCTCGTTCGCGCGGGACTACATTATGCAGGGCGAGATCGCGGCGACGAAAGACGGCAAGATCCTCGCGCTGCGGACCAACGTGCTCGCCGACCACGGCGCGTTCAACGCGACGGCGCAGCCGACGAAGTACCCGGCCGGCTTCTTCCACATCTTCACGGGCAGTTACGACCTGCAGGCCGCTCACTGCAAGGTCACGGGTGTCTACACGAACAAGGCGCCGGGCGGGGTGGCCTATGCCTGCTCATTCCGTGTCACCGAGGCGGTGTACCTCGTCGAACGGCTCGTCGACATGCTCGCCCAGAAGATCGAGATGGATTCGGCCGAGCTTCGGCTGAAGAACTTCATCAAGCCGGAGCAGTTCCCTTACATGAACAAGACCGGCTGGGAGTACGACTCGGGCAACTACGAGCGGGCCATGCGCCTGTCAATGGAGATGGCCGGGTACGACGACCTCCGCCGCGAGCAGGCGGAGAAGCGCGCCAGGGGTGAGCTCATGGGAATCGGGATCTCGTTCTTCACCGAGACGGTGGGAGCGGGGCCTCGCAAGCACATGGACATCGTCGGTCTCGGAATGGCCGACGGTGCCGAGTTGCGGATCCACCCGACAGGCAAGGCCGTCGTGCGGATCTCGGTGCAGAGCCAGGGGCAGGGCCACGAGACGACCTTTGCGCAGATCGTCGCCGAGGAGATCGGCATCCCGCCGGAGGACATCGATGTCGTGCACGGCGACACCGACCAGACCCCGTTCGGCCTCGGCACGTACGGCAGCCGGTCGACGCCGGTCAGCGGTGCCGCGGTCGCGCTCGTGGCCCGCAAGGTGCGGGAGAAGGCGAAGTTCATTGCGGCGGCGATGCTCGAGACGCGGCCGGAGGACCTGGAGTGGGAGAAGGGCCGCTGGTTCGTCAAGGGCGACCCCAGCGTCGGCAAGACCATGGCGGAGATCGCCATGGGGGCGCACGGCACCGTGACGCTGCCAGAGGGAATCGACGGAAACCTCGACGCCGAGGTGACCTACGATCCGCCCAACCTCACCTTCCCGTTCGGCGCCTACATTTGCGTCGTCGACGTCGACCCGGGAACCGGGCACGTGAAGGTGCGGCGGTTCATCGCGGTGGACGACTGCGGCACGCGCATCAACCCGATGATCATCGAGGGCCAGGTGCACGGCGGTCTGACCGACGGCGTCGGGATGGCGTTGATGCAGCTCATCGAGTTCGACGACGAGGGAAACTGCCTCGGCGGATCGTTCATGGACTACCTCATTCCGACGGCGATGGAGGTGCCGGACTGGGAGACCGGCTTCACCGTGACGCCGTCGCCCCACCACCCCATCGGGGCCAAGGGCATCGGCGAATCCGCGACCGTCGGATCGCCACCGGCGATCGTCAACGCGGTCGTCGACGCGCTGCGCCCATTCGGCGTGACCCACATGGATATGCCCTGCACCCCGGCCCGGGTGTGGGCCGCCATGCAGGGTCGACCGACGCCTCCGATCTAA
- a CDS encoding FAD binding domain-containing protein: protein MIPNPVPFNSAGHTLEEEWPVQIPAQFDYVRASTVDDAVTLLDRHGPDARVVAGGHSLLPMMKLRLARPEWLVDINDLYELDFILRDGDTLRVGALTRHTALLESQEIARLFPIVGDAEKVIADPTVRNRGTIGGSLCQGDPAEDLSTVCDVLRAQAVIRGPGGERTLTMGEFHRGPYESAVAQNELLCEVRIPIRPRSGSAYEKVERRVGDWAVVAAGASISLAEDGTIADVGIGLTAVGLDGTIPQAEAVLLGKRPAEDLFVEAARIAAAACDPVADQRGPVDYKRHLADELTRRVLRRAAARAAEAQEG from the coding sequence ATGATCCCCAATCCAGTGCCCTTCAACTCGGCCGGGCACACACTCGAGGAGGAGTGGCCAGTGCAGATTCCGGCTCAGTTCGACTACGTCCGCGCCAGCACCGTCGATGACGCCGTGACCCTGCTGGATCGCCATGGACCCGACGCCCGCGTCGTCGCCGGCGGACACAGCCTGTTGCCGATGATGAAATTACGGCTCGCGAGGCCGGAGTGGCTCGTCGACATCAACGACCTCTACGAACTCGACTTCATCCTGCGCGACGGCGACACCCTCCGCGTCGGCGCGCTCACCCGCCACACCGCGCTGCTCGAGTCGCAGGAGATCGCACGCCTCTTTCCCATCGTCGGCGACGCCGAGAAGGTCATCGCGGATCCCACCGTGCGCAACCGCGGAACGATCGGCGGGTCGCTCTGTCAGGGTGACCCGGCCGAAGACCTGTCGACCGTCTGCGACGTGCTCCGCGCGCAGGCGGTCATTCGCGGACCCGGCGGCGAGCGCACACTCACGATGGGGGAGTTCCATCGAGGCCCGTACGAGAGCGCGGTCGCTCAGAACGAACTCCTGTGCGAGGTTCGCATCCCCATCCGTCCACGTTCCGGAAGCGCCTACGAGAAGGTCGAACGGCGCGTCGGCGACTGGGCGGTCGTCGCCGCCGGCGCATCGATCTCGCTCGCCGAGGACGGCACGATCGCCGATGTCGGGATCGGGCTGACCGCGGTCGGCCTCGACGGAACGATTCCGCAGGCTGAGGCGGTTCTTCTGGGCAAGCGCCCCGCTGAGGATCTCTTCGTCGAGGCCGCGCGGATCGCCGCCGCCGCCTGCGACCCGGTCGCCGACCAGCGGGGCCCGGTCGACTACAAGCGGCATCTCGCCGACGAACTGACCCGCCGGGTGCTGCGACGCGCGGCCGCGCGGGCAGCTGAAGCACAGGAAGGCTGA
- a CDS encoding (2Fe-2S)-binding protein: MQISMTVNGEDITRDAEPRVLLVHFIRDVLRLTGTHWGCDTSNCGTCVVLMDGQPVKSCTVLAAMADGHAITTVEGLAAGGKLDPVQQGFMEEHGLQCGFCTPGMMLTARALLDNNPHPDDDQIREAISGQICRCTGYATIVRSVKWASNHPAFVVSETPAFDAASLPAVDNSTEEEVSA, from the coding sequence ATGCAGATCAGCATGACCGTCAACGGCGAGGACATCACTCGCGACGCAGAGCCGAGGGTTCTCCTCGTGCACTTCATCCGCGACGTCCTTCGCCTCACCGGCACGCACTGGGGATGCGACACCTCGAACTGCGGCACCTGCGTCGTGCTGATGGACGGGCAGCCGGTCAAGTCGTGCACCGTGCTCGCGGCGATGGCCGATGGCCACGCGATCACGACGGTCGAGGGCCTCGCGGCCGGCGGCAAGCTCGACCCCGTGCAGCAGGGGTTCATGGAGGAGCACGGACTGCAGTGCGGATTCTGCACACCGGGCATGATGCTCACCGCTCGCGCCCTGCTCGACAACAACCCGCATCCCGACGACGACCAGATCCGCGAGGCGATCTCGGGCCAGATCTGTCGATGCACGGGCTACGCGACGATCGTGCGATCGGTCAAATGGGCATCCAATCATCCCGCCTTCGTTGTCTCCGAAACCCCCGCTTTCGATGCCGCCTCGCTCCCCGCCGTCGATAACAGCACTGAAGAAGAGGTGTCCGCATGA